aaataaattcatttcgTAGACATAAATCATTAATTACCTTTAACCTTATCTGGGTTTAACTTCCTTGAGAACATCATCTGAccgaaatattaaaaaaaaaaaaaaaaagctcatgctcaccaccaccaaaaaaataataaaaatctctaTATATAGCTCTAGACTCAAACTCCATGATTCATCCGTGGCCTTCATCAAATcaatccctccctccctctctctctctctctctctctctctctctctctctctctctcaaacaaacatcaaaGAGCAGCAAAGACCATGTCTCGCCATAGACGCCAAGCATCTCAAGTCCTCCCACCAGGGATACTCGCCGGCAATGAGCCCTTAGTAGACTTCGGACAGGCAACTGCAGGTGCTGATAGCACTACTCATGTTTCATCTGGAGCCACAACTGTTGCTGTCATCAATGAAACATCCAAAAGTAATCCTCCCATCAATCAACACAATCAAGATCAAGCCTCTCATTTCCCACCCAATGCAAAGAAGCCTCTGTCCACTGGCAAACCTGCTTGATCCCTCTATGTGTCATCTGTACTGCTTTTCTTAGTGCTGTTTTCTCTTGTACTCCTCTCCCCTCCTTCTTGGTGTTTCTTGTTCTAGGCAAAAAGCTAGCCTGCCAGTTGCTGTTGCTTACCGCTTTACTCATTTCAATAAAACTAGCTTTATCTCTTCGCTTTGTTCGGTTCAACAAGCTTTGCTTTGTTAAGATCTTATTACACACACACCCGCATATGCattttgtatataaatatatatgcacCCACTCCTCGGAACTTCCACCGTGTCTTAGGCATAGATCGGATGTTCTGATGTGCGACCGAATCCAGTCATGATCAGCGATCCAAAATGTTGGGAATCTGGGGTTACACGAACCCAAGCTAGGAAGGAGTATACAATGGAATCTCATTCAATTACTCAGGATCTGTATTTTAGTTTAGAAAAGTACACCACTCTgcccaaaatttatttaatttgacaaaTCATCAGCAGCAAGCAATGTATCACATGAAATTAAGGTCAACCTTCAGTCAGGCTCAACACATCACATGATCTCGTTAGAAATGCAGGGGGGGAAAAAATCGAATTGAATCGAATGCTAGTGATTAGACTCGTGAGGTCATAAGCTGAGAAGCAGCTCTCTTCACccactattttttattgaacattaaatgttttatttctatatttttttttaatccggaGAGagacacgttttttttttttgtatctttacgaATCCAATTCTCCTGTAGCACATAGAAGGCCCATCAGTCTGCCATCACTATAGTTTGCTGCAGAACAAATAAAGATTCTAGCTAAAATCCTGGTGATTCAACAACAACAGTACACTACAAGTAATTGCGTTTTATCCAATCACATAGTCAATTTGGAAAATTTCACCAGTCAAATAACTTATCAACTTTCtcgttattttttctataaatagcaTTTTTGAATtccctttttcttaatttgacgATAACAAGTGTGCTCTGGTtagttaacataaaatatatgtatagataataattaatatcatatttcCATATTAGTATGATgtattctaaaatatatattttaatcaatactTACACATATTAAGATTTAAACTCGCAAATTCATAGGATCATTGATTTGAGATTAAATTAAGGCGTTGTACCAATACCATGAGAGGACAGGGTAAATGagcacacaattttttttaaaaaaaaaaactcattcatTCACGGACAGAATTTTTGTCCGTTTTTGGTTAGAATTCCTGCCGGTTTGGACTTCGCCTGAACGGACAggattttatccattttttgaTAGGATCACTCCAATCGGACTGGTCTCTTGCCTTTTCCTATCCCTGCTTTGGTAAAACAcctctctatattttttattttaattccaaGAAGTCATGCAGTGAATTGCCTACCtccaccacacacacacacatgaattCTTTGTGCATGCCCATGAACACCACCCACTTGCGCACCTCCGGGCTCATaaattccttttatatatatatatatatatatatatatatatatatatatatatatatatatatatatatatatatatattaaaaatattacttggAAGCATTAATCtctttatcaataatatttatttttttcattcatcacTAGCTAAATATCACCACTTCACTCACTACAAGATACATGTAACTCTACACGTCACGGGGTATACGTCACGGGGTATACGTAACATTATTTTCAACACTTATAAAGTAAATTAATGTGATCAATATTTGTAAATATCTATAGTTATCAAGGTAAAACATTTAAGCTAAGTC
This region of Populus trichocarpa isolate Nisqually-1 chromosome 9, P.trichocarpa_v4.1, whole genome shotgun sequence genomic DNA includes:
- the LOC7475024 gene encoding uncharacterized protein LOC7475024; the protein is MSRHRRQASQVLPPGILAGNEPLVDFGQATAGADSTTHVSSGATTVAVINETSKSNPPINQHNQDQASHFPPNAKKPLSTGKPA